One window of Quercus robur chromosome 5, dhQueRobu3.1, whole genome shotgun sequence genomic DNA carries:
- the LOC126724759 gene encoding RING-H2 finger protein ATL3 — protein sequence MSSSEPSKLDDSAVVELTGKIMVVAIIVLFAVVVFVLCLHLYAKWFWWSVEETNTTSPRSRRRRRRRFVFAPGQDPAVANLRRGLDPLVLRSIPVLEFNPKDFKDGLECAVCLSELEGGEKARLLPKCNHGFHVDCIDMWFQSHSTCPICRNPVAPPQGSNSNSTNAETVAENALVLDEPQGENLASGYSIDSPNFPTNVLFWGNQAQVSTGTACLEEGPSSSSSASSGIASRPADGVLVIDIPRLMTENLSSSLSPSASRFVEEESKSPMTTRLRSLKRLLSRDRRSNPCSPGSVDVEQGGRAQS from the coding sequence ATGAGTAGCTCCGAGCCATCTAAGCTGGATGACTCAGCAGTAGTAGAATTAACAGGGAAGATAATGGTGGTAGCCATAATTGTACTCTTCGCGGTGGTGGTGTTTGTGCTGTGTCTCCATCTCTACGCCAAATGGTTTTGGTGGAGCGTTGAAGAAACTAACACTACTTCTCCTCGTTCTCGCCGCCGCCGTCGCCGCCGCTTTGTCTTTGCACCAGGCCAAGACCCTGCTGTTGCCAACTTGAGAAGAGGGCTTGACCCATTAGTCCTGCGTTCAATTCCCGTATTGGAATTCAATCCAAAAGACTTCAAAGATGGTTTGGAATGTGCTGTTTGCCTTTCTGAGCTTGAGGGAGGAGAGAAAGCTAGGCTGCTACCCAAATGCAACCATGGTTTCCACGTTGATTGCATTGACATGTGGTTTCAGTCACACTCTACCTGTCCGATTTGTCGAAATCCGGTTGCTCCTCCTCAAGGCTCCAACTCCAATAGTACTAATGCTGAAACGGTAGCAGAGAATGCTTTAGTCCTTGATGAGCCTCAAGGCGAGAATTTGGCTTCTGGGTATTCCATAGACTCTCCAAATTTCCCAACAAACGTGTTGTTTTGGGGAAACCAGGCTCAGGTAAGCACTGGGACTGCTTGTTTGGAAGAAGGcccttcttcgtcttcttccgCTTCATCGGGTATTGCTAGTAGGCCAGCGGATGGAGTTTTGGTGATTGATATACCGAGGCTGATGACTGAGAATTTGTCATCATCATTATCCCCTTCAGCAAGCAGGTTTGTCGAGGAGGAATCAAAGTCACCTATGACAACAAGATTGAGGTCATTAAAGAGGCTTTTGAGCAGAGATAGAAGATCAAATCCTTGTAGTCCCGGTTCTGTTGATGTTGAACAAGGAGGGAGAGCACAGAGTTAA